One stretch of Nomascus leucogenys isolate Asia chromosome 7b, Asia_NLE_v1, whole genome shotgun sequence DNA includes these proteins:
- the SPATA4 gene encoding spermatogenesis-associated protein 4 — protein MAAAGREREYLTQTAAALAKSPSLSPQLAAPIRGRPKKCLVYPHAPKSSHLSRSVLRWLQGLDLSFFPRNINRDFSNGFLIAEIFCIYYPWELELSSFENGTSLKVKLDNWAQLEKFLERKKFKLPKELIHGTIHCKAGVPEILIEEVYTLLTHREIKSIQDDFVNFTDYSYQMRLPLVSRSTVSKSIKDNIRLSELLSNPNMLSNELKAEFLILLHMLQRKLGRKLNPEWFDVKPTVGEVTLNHLPAQASGRRYNSKVKRGRVAPVLPNIGNGGSSQREIHVKQAGQHSYYSVMKPIRNMDKKP, from the exons ATGGCTGCCGCCGGCCGGGAAAGAGAGTATTTGACACAGACTGCGGCAGCCCTAGCCAAGTCACCGTCACTTTCGCCACAGCTAGCAGCTCCCATCCGAGGGAGGCCTAAGAAGTGTCTGGTCTATCCGCATGCGCCGAAGAGCTCCCACCTGTCTCGTTCCGTTCTGCGTTGGCTTCAGGGTCTGGATCTCAGCTTCTTCCCCAGGAACATCAACAG AGATTTTTCAAATGGCTTCCTAATTGCagaaatattctgtatatattaCCCCTGGGAACTTGAATTATCATCCTTTGAAAATGGGACCTCTTTAAAAGTCAAGTTGGATAACTGGGCACAGTTGGAGAAG ttcctggaaagaaaaaaatttaaattacccAAAGAACTAATCCATGGAACAATTCATTGTAAAGCTGGAGTGCCTGAAATATTGATAGAAGAGGTTTACACTTTATTAACACATCGAGA aattaAAAGTATCCAGGATGACTTTGTGAATTTCACGGACTATAGTTACCAGATGCGTTTACCCCTGGTTTCCAGGTCTACAGTTTCAAAGTCTATTAAAGATAACATTAGGTTATCTGAATTACTAAGCAATCCCAACATGCTGAGCAATGAACTTAAAGCAGAGTTCCTCATCCTTTTACATATGTTGCAAAGAAAATTAGGCAGAAAATTGAATCCAG AATGGTTTGATGTGAAACCAACAGTGGGAGAAGTTACTCTCAATCACCTTCCTGCCCAAGCCTCTGGGCGCAGATATAATTCAAAAGTTAAAAGAGGAAGAGTTGCCCCTGTTTTAC CAAATATAGGTAATGGTGGCAGTTCACAAAGAGAAATACACGTGAAGCAAGCTGGACAACATTCTTATTACTCTGTTATGAAACCTATCAGAAACATGGACAAGAAACCTTGA